Sequence from the Candidatus Phytoplasma solani genome:
TGGAGTGTTTTTGTTTTTAGATATAAAATATGATATCACCAAAACAAAACCAAAAATTTACCCTATCCCCACCACCAAAATAGAAACACATGATGAATGGTTTGAAGCCAAAGGTATAAGATATGCATACGATGATGAAAATCATAAATTAAAAAAAAGCAACGAATTAGAATATTGGTTTAAAGGTGTTAAAATCGAAGGTACTCCCGTGATTAAAAGAACTTACACCTTCTACGGATTAAACGGCCTTGGACGCGGACACCACTACTCACACGAACCAACCGACCTCGCGCCATTCGTCAAAAACCCATTTGACAATTGGTATGATGGAAATTTAACAGTAGATAATTTTGTTTGTTTCCACACAAAAAACAAAGACAAAGACTCACAATTTAATGACAAAATGATTGTAGACCCATCGAATCACTACATAGAACTTAACTACAAAGGCCCTAAATGGTTACTCGAAGAAGATAAAGACTTTTTCATGGATGAAGTAAACTGCATTTCAAACAAAAGAGACGAAAACAATCTCCACTTCATAAACAAAACCTACTACCTCCACTTCAACCCCAAACAAGGTTATATAACCCTATACACCCAAAAATTTAATACAAAAGAGAAATAAATAATTAGAAAGCGAGAAATATTAATGTTTAAATTAAAAAAAGAGAGTATTTTTTTTAAAATAATTTTATTTATTGGTTTAGGATTATTTTTAATTACTAATAGTCATAAAATTATGGCAATTAATATTGAAGATATTCCCACAAAAACAAATATGCAAATTCACGATATTTTTCTAGAAAAAGTAGAAGATATATCATATTATGTAATAAATAATAATTATTTTGAATGTTTTACTTCTTTAACTTTAGAATATCCATGCTATAATGGAACAAACACTCAACATGAACTTAGTTGGATGATTAAACCACCATATTATTGGATAATCCAACAAAAACCTGTTAAATTATTGTGTGTTGTGTTTGATAAAGGAATTAGAGATAAAATGGATGATAAATACACCTTAGAAGATTTGATTCAAATGGGAAATGGCGCTTCAAATATGTATATTTTTTGGTTAAAAAAACCATTAAATTTAAATTCTAAAATCAATGAAACAAAAAATATAAAAGATATAAATAAACAAATTTATAATCATCTAGAGATAAAATTTCAAAAAAAAGAAATAGGTAAAATAAATAATCAATTAAATTTATTGCAAAACCAAAAATCACAATTAGAAAACCAATTATCTTCAAATAAAAAAGATTTAAATAAATTAGAGCATGAAATTAATCAAAAACAGGCCGAGGTTGAATCAAAAAAGCAACAATTAATCGAGCAAATTAATTTATCAAAAGAAGAAAAAAAACAACTAAATTCAGAAATTAACACTTTAAAAACTGATATCAACCAAGAAAAAGTTAATTTTGAAGTTCAATTATCTCTCAAAGAAGAGGAAATCAATCAATTAAAAAATAAATTAAAGTTATTAAAAGCAGAATTAGAAAACGAAAAAATAAAATATCAAAAAAAAATAATAACTTTAGAACAAAAAATAAATACTTATTCAGGAATTTTAGATTCATTATATAAAAAAATTTTTCATTTTTAAAGAAATAATAAAAATTAGAATTTAAAAAATAACTCTAGCTTTATTTTTTTATAATTGACAAACAAATTTACAAAAGAAAATAAATAAACTTCTTTAAAACAACAATAAAATCTTTTTAGGAAGGTTTATTGTTATTTTTTTTTAATGCAAAATACATCAATAAACAGTTTTTTTTAACAATAGCAACTTAAAAATTAAGGATATGTTAACAAAACGGAAATGAGCTTAGAAATGGAGAAGAAATTAAAATCATATTCTTTGGATACTAAATTAAAGGCTGTTGTTTTGAAACAGGAAGGGAAAAAATGTAAAGAAATTCAAGAAAAATTTAAAATTAAAAATCGTAGTCAAATTTATAAATGGGTTTGGTTATATAAATTATATGGTGCATCTTATTTTGACAAAGAATCAAAAGAGAAAGAATCAGAAAATGAAATTAATTTGATTAAAAGAAAAATCAAAATAAAAGTTAATGCTAGTTTGAAAAAGAATAGAAAATTGTATTTAGAAATTATTAATGAATATAAAGATGACATTTCATTGAATCAATTAACTAAATGGTTAAGTATTTCTAAAAATAGTTATTATAAGTGGATAGAACAAAGTAATCATCCGAGACCGCACAATGACTTAGAAAAAGCCTTATTTCAAATATGTAAACAAAATTCATATATTACTACTGATGGCAAAAGAAAAAGACGCCTTGGATATCGCATAGTTCATCAAAAATTAATTGAACTTAAATTCAAAATCAATCCTAAAACCGTTTTAAAAATGATGCATAAATTTGGTTTGTTATCACAAAGGATTCAACGAAAACCTCAATATTATTATGATTTATCGGTTCAAAAAGAAAATAATTTAAAAAATTTAATACAAAATAATTATCACGCAACAATACCTTTTGAAAAATTATGTACTGATATTACTTATATTACTTTTGGGCCGAAAAATAAAAAAATATTTGTTTCAGTAATTTTAGATTTATTTAACCGAGAAATTATAGGATTTAACATTTCTAAGGTTGCTGATGTTAATTTTGTGATTGATACTTTGAAATGCATACCTAAATTAACAAATCCTTGCGTTATCCATTGTGATAGAGGAAGTGTTTATACTTCTAAAAGGTATAAAGCTAATTTAAAAGAAAATAATTTAATCGCTAGCTATTCGGCAAAAGGTATGCCAACTGATAATGCATGTATGGAATCATTTTGGGCCAACATGAAACGCGAAACCATCCATTATGAAAAGATGCAAAAATTAAATGAATTACAAATTGAAGAAATCATTAGTGATTACATTAGGTATTATAATATTTATCGCAAAATGAAAGTTTTAAATTATTTATCACCTTTAGAATATAAAAATAAAAATCTTAAAAATTAAATTAAATAATAAGCCCTCTTTGATGGAGGGCAATTTGTGTAGTTTTTTTATAACTAAACTATTTTGGTTATTTAATTTGGAACCAAAATAGTTCTAAAACGAATTATTTTGCCCCTTAATGACGTTTTATATATTTTTTTGAGGTTTACTTCAAACAATAAATTTGAAACACCTTAAAAACAATTATTTTAATTCTTTTTTATTTTTAATGTTGCAATAAAATATTTTCATGATATACTAACAGTAGATAAATTCATTTTAAAAAGGAGAAAATTATGAATAATCAAAATAATGAAATCACTATTTTTGATGTCGCCAATTATATTATTAAAAAAAATAAGAGTGCCATCACAAATATGAAATTACAAAAATTAACTTATTATACATATGCTAAATATTTAGTTGAAAATAATCAACCAATTTTTAATGAACCAATCGAAGCATGGCTTCACGGGCCTGTTTTTCCTAATTTATATAATGAATTTAAACGTTATACCTATAAACCAATTTGTCGCGGAGCTAAAAAAGGAGAAGAAAAAAACTTAACAAACAATCATCGTGTTTTAATCGATAGAATAATAGAATTATATGGAAATAAAGCAGCTACTAGTTTATCTAATTTGACGCATCAAGAAGCTCCTTGGCGATCGGCTTGGGATAATAACGAAGATTGGTCTAAAAATGTTATTAAAAACGAAATAATAAAAAATTATTTTACAAAAAATTTCAAAAAAATAAAGTAATCTGATGAGTTCAAAAACTAAATTTCGTTATTCCTTTGTTAAAAAATATGCACCTTATAAAAATTTTAAACGTTTTAAAATTTTACAATTTTTTGAAGATATTCTTTATCCTTTAGACAAACCTATACAACATAATAGTTTTCAAAGCGTCATAAATAGCGATTTTCATTTTCATGAAGTTAAAGAACATAAACTTATTAACGAAGGTTTTAAAAAAATTGCAAAACTTGCAGAAGGTGAAACAGTTTATCAATTAAAAACTACAAAACAAAGTCGTTTATTAGGTTTAAAATTAAATAATATTTTTTATATTCTGGGTTTTGATCCTAAACATGAATTATATTAATTTATTTAATAAATCTAAAAAAATTAAGACCCTCATTTAATCGAGTGTCTTTTTTTTATTTTTAAATAAAAAAACCATTTCCCCAGCGACGTTGAACGTCGCTTTCCTTATTTAACTATTTATCACAAAACAAAACCTCAAATACCCTTAAAACACATTATTTTGTCCCTATATGACGTTTTGGGGTGTGTTTGTATGGGGTGGCCCTTCAAATAATAATTTTCAATCTCTTTAAAAGCTATTATTTTGATTTTAATATTATAAAAATAGTATTTCTTACATAATTACGTAAAAAAATAATTTTATTTGTATTTTAGTGTTACAAGTATATTATTTTAATAGTATAATATATATGAGTTAAATATATAAGAAGAAATAAAACTTTTAAAGAGTTTTATTTCTTCTTATATTATATATATACATATATTATACTATTATAAAATAAAACTTGTCATTTGATATAAAATTTAAAAAATAATAAATATTATTGTTTTATTTTCGTTTTGTTGTTTAAAAAACTGTTTTCATGATATAATAATAGTAATTAATAAGCAATTTGGTTTTTCGAAAAAAATCATATTTTTTTTCGATAAAATTGTTGCTCTCAACTGGTTCTATTTTCGTGGAGCTTATCAATTCCAGGTTTTCTGTTAATTAGATAAACTAACCAAGACAAAACTCATATCTTGTTAGACTCTGGACATTCGGGAGTTCTTTCAGTAGTTTTACCCGTTAGGTTAACGAATTACATCTGCTTTGTCTTCTTAGGTCATTTCAGCCTTATCCATGGAACATTTGATGGCATTTCTTCTTGGGTTCTCACTACTAACTGACCCTCAATTCGCTTTTATGAGTTGCTGTAATTTGTTATTCTTTCGAATAACTGACCGACTATATCCATTCAGTGTTTATCGGCGTTAGCTATTGGTTAGATAGCTCGATATTTAGGCCTCTTTGGCGCCCAGAGAAATTTATTGTAGATTGGTGTGTTTGGTTGTCTGTCTGGTGTTTCTGAGCGTCTTTGATTGGTTTTGCTCGTTAGTTTTTTTTTGGATAAGTATTAAAGTTATAACAACAACAAAAATGATAACAGCAATAACTATACCAATGATAATTAATGGTGTTTTGGAATTTTTAGGTGGTTGCAGATAGCTCGGGTAATTTGGGTTTCGATCCGGATAATTAGAGTTTGGATAATTCATTTTTAGCAAACTTCTCTTTTTTAATTTTTTGATAACCTTATTTTATAGTAATTTACCTCAACTAAAAGATTACTATATTTATAATATATATCAAAAAAACAACTTTTTTGACTGGTAAAATGAATTTAAAATGTTTTTGTTGGTTTTTTATGAGTATTTTTAAAATGAATTTTGATTGCCAGTTTAGCTGTCCTTGCTTATGGGAGTTTGGATTTTAATTTAATGATTTTGTGATTTTTTTTGTTAATAAGAAGATGTTTATAAACCTTAGTTTAAATGTCAAACCAAAAAAACTAACTTTGTTAAAGGTTAGTCTTTGAAGCGCATTAAATTTTAAATTAATAATTCTTTACAAAGTTAATTGAACTGTCCGAATACATAAATTGTAGTTTTGTTTTTTGGTCCGGTGGCATTTATTTACAATTTTTTTATAACAGTGTATTATCAACGACTCTATTTGCTGGTTAAAAATACTTTGGCGCCCTATTTTTTCTTTTTAAAAGTGAATAAAATTACTTTTTATTAATAAAAATTTATAAAAAATATCAACTATTATTGTAAAATAAAATAGAGAATTTTAGTTCAAAAATATCAAATAATTTTGATAATTTTTTTATTAAAAAAATAAAAAAGAAAGTATACAAATGAGAATATTACCATACGAATTATATCAATATGCTCCTGATTTATCATTATGTGCTTTAAGAAAAGAATTTGGAATGTATGATTATTGTTTAAATAAAAATATTAAAAATCAAGGGATGCAACCTTTTTTAGATATGGGAAGAAATTATTTTAATTTATCTTTTAATAAATGGATTTTAGAAATGAATAAAAGGGGTCATTACGTAAATACTTTTCATTCTTTTTATAGTCATAATATTGCTTATAAAGAAATAGAAACAAATTTTTTTTTGATTTTAGAATGTTGTATTCAATGGGAAATCAAACAATTTCTGCCTTATGAAAATAATTTATCTTGGTATCAAATAGCCTTTCAAAAAATTAATTCCAATAAAATCAAAAATAATTTCAATTTTACAATTTATCAAAAACTAATGATTTGGTATAAAAATCATTTTATTCAATTAAATAAAAAAGGATTAATGAAACCTAACAAATTAAATATGGCATCTATCATTTCATTTTTTTCAAATCAATGTTTAAAGTAGTTATTAAAATCAAAAAATTACGAATAAATCTCGGTTGTTATTTAAAATAATTTGATTCATTATCGCAAATAAATATTGACGTTTATTGAAATAAATCTTTATAAATTTAAATTTTTCATTTTATTGTTTGGGTTAAAATAAGAGTTTTTTTATTAATTAAAAAAAATTATCTTCAATAAAATATGAATCATAATTAATAAAGTTAATAATAATAAAAATTATTAATTTTAAACTAACGTTGCAAGACCTCAAAGCATTAACAAAATTAATAAGGTATTTTAAAAAATGTTAATTTTTTCAATTGATTTTAAAATTAAGAAATAAAAAAGATAAAACAAAAGGCGACTAAAATTAAATATTTTTTATAACACCTTAAAAAAAAACAAAAAAACAAATCATAGAAAAGCAATTTCAAAAAATAACAAATAAAAAAATCACTGAATCACTAATAACTACAAAAAAATGGTTCTTCATATTTTTATGAAGAACCGTGCAATGATACATTATATAATAACGAAGATAAAGTAATTGTATTTTGAAAATAGAACTTGTCTTTCTACTGTTTAGGAGAAACGATTCTTGCCAAAAACTACACAAACAAGTTTCAAGCACTAAGCTTTCCATAATTTACTCTCTCCATATTCACCTAATAAAATAAATAAACCACCTATTAAAAGCCCTAATATTCCGAACCTTGAGCGATAGTATTTTGCTAATTTAATAGTTTAATAACTGCTTTTAAGATTATTCAAGTTACTCTAAATATCTACCTTAAATCTTTTGGATTTTGATTTCTCGTTGAATTAGTAATTCTAGGTTTTGCTTAGTTGATAAACTAACCAAGGACTAGTTAATACCTTGTTAAACTCTAGACTTACCGGGGTTCTTTCAGTAGTTTGATCTGCTAGCTTTTCTTCTTAGGACATTTCAGGTTTATCCATGGAATAATTTGGTTGCAAAATCCTCTTAACTTAACTACTAATTCGTCTCAATCCGTTTTTATGGTTTGCTGTAATCATGTATTCTTTCAAATGAATGACTGACTAAATCCATTCAGAGTTTATTGGAGTTGGCATTAGTTAAATAACACGATATTTAAGACTCTTTGACGTCTAATAAAGTTTGTTGTTTTTTTCAATAACATATTTTTTGTTACCAAAATCTATTAATTTACCATTTTCTCATATATCATGATACTTTGTTTGAAACCTGAAGTGTTATAAAAAAAGAATTGATTACGAATTTCTAAATTCTTTTGATTTTTTAAAAATTCTTTAAATAAATTTTGTCTTAACATTTGAATCCTTTCTAAAAACGTTTTTAGAAAAGATATGAAAATTATTTTAGTCTTGAAAATAAAAAAAGACTAACTTAATAGTTAGTCTTAAAAAATTTTTAAAAAATAAAAAGTGTCTAAACTTTTGGAACAGGGCACTGTTTAATTTTAAAACTTAGAAAAGAAGGAAAATATTTTGATTAAAAAAAGAGATTTAATTTTAGAAATAAAAGATATTGGTAAAATATTTACTAATAAATTTGAAGGATTAAAAGGTATTTCTTTGCAAATTTGTAAAGGAGAAAGTTTTGGATTAGTAGGCGAATCTGGAAGTGGTAAAAGCACTTTAGGAAAAATTATAGCAGGTATTCTTAAAAGTAGTAAAGGCCAAGTTTTTTATTTTAATAATCCAAAAAAATACTTAATTGAACAAGGTTATAAAAAAAATATTGCAAATAATAAAGATAAATCAAGATTCCAAGAAGTGCAGATAATTTTTCAAAACTGTGATGCATCTTTAAACCCTAAAATGATTGTTTATGATTTAATTGCTGAAGGGTTAATAGTTCAAAAAAAATATAGTAAACAAGAAATACATGCGAAAATAAAAGAAATAATTCATTTAGTGGGTTTAAAAGAAAGCGATTTATCCCGCTTTCCTCATGAATTTTCTGGAGGACAAAAACAACGGATTGTTATTGCAAGAGCTTTAATTGTAAAACCAAAAATTATTATTGCTGATGAACCTGTTTCTGCTTTAGATGTCTCTATTCAAGCCCAAATAATCAATCTTTTAAATGATTTAAAAAACATTTAGGATTAACAATTATTTTTATTTCTCATGATTTAGCAATAGTTAGATATTTTTGCGACCGTTTAGCTGTGATGCATTGTGGTTTTTTAGTTGAACAAGGAAACATAGAAGAAGTTTTTAAAAACACTAAACACGCTTACACTAAGCAACTATTGCAAGATTCAACTCTAAATTAATTAAAAATCTAATATATGAAAAAAAACCAGCTTTTACGAGTTGGTTTTTTTGTTAGGTTAAATATAATCTTTGAAAATAGGTTTTATAAAGGCTTAATAATTTAGGTAAGCAAATGATATTGTTTTCTATATTGAAAAAAAGCATTTTTTTGGGAGTCTGAATAAAACTTTAATCTTTGATGTCTATCAAAATTACTAAAAATTCCGAATATTTTTAACCAACATTGATGATAAAAATTATTGATTAATTTTATTATACTTAAAAAAAATTAAATATGGTAGTATTTAATTTTACTAAGTAATTAGGAAAATAAAATTTTATAAGATAACAAATTAACCTTAAAAGAAGTACTTTTTATTATATAATAATTAAGTAAGATTTTTTAATTAACTTTTGTATATTATTCTTATAAGATGGAGTTTTAAAATGTTTCAATGGTTTAAAAAGAAATTTTTTCAGAACAAAAATAACGATAAATATCAATTAGGTTTGCAAAAAACAAAAGATCATTTTGCCAACTTTGAAACTCTTTTAAAAGAATCCAAAGATATTCATCAATCTTTATTGTCGTCTTTAGAAAACCTACTAATCGAAAGTGATTTCGGTATTAAAACGACTCTTTTTTTAATGCAAGCCATCAAAATTCATCTTAATGAAAAAAACATCAAAGAAGCACAACTTTTACCAGCCATTATTATAGAAAAGATGTTTGACTTGTATCAAAAAGAAACAAAAAAACACTTAGACGAATCTCAAAACCAAAATGATGAGATAACAAATAAAAACAAGTTATATCAAGAACCCAAAAACGAAAAAAATCCTAAAATGTATTTATTTGTGGGGGTTAATGGAGTTGGAAAAACAACTACTATTGCCAAAATGGCTGCTAAATTAAAACAAGAAGGCAAAAAAGTTCTTTTGATTGCAGGCGACACTTTTCGTGCAGGAGCAATTGAACAATTAAAAATTTGGGGCAATCATACCGAAATTGAAGTTTTTTATAAAATGGGTTCAAACAGCCCATCAAGTGTTATTTTTGAAGGGTTGCAATTAGCCAAAAAAAATAATTATGATATTGTGTTGTGCGATACTGCAGGAAGGTTGCAAAACAAAACTAACCTCATGCAAGAATTAGCCAAAATCAAAAGAGTTATTTTAAAACACTTGCCTTTAGCGAATTTGCAATCTTTTTTAGTTTTAGATGCCAACACAGGACAAAATGCCCTCAATCAAGTCAAAATATTTAACGAAGCAGTTAGTTTAACTGGGGTTATTTTAACCAAACTTGACGGAACTTCTAAAGGTGGGATTGTCTTTTCAATTAAGCATTTATATCAATTACAGACTAAATATATTGGCTTAGGGGAAAAAGTAGAAGACCTGGTGGAATTTGATATCAAAAACTACCTTTTTCATTTATTTAAAAATTTTTTCCCTGCGCACGTTTTACAATAAATTAAAAAAGTGATTTTAACACATTAATAACATTAAAGCAAAGAAAAAAAGGAGTAAAATATCAAAATGAGCATATTAGGAGAAGGTTTACAAAAAATCATCAATAAAATCAAAGGAAAAACCATTATTGAAGCTAACGATATTACAAATATCATGCAAGATATTCGCCTATCTTTGATCGAAGCTGATGTTAATATCAAGGTAATAGATAAATTTCATGATCTAATTGAACAAAGAGCCTCAAAACAAGAAGTATTAAAAGGTCTAACCCCAAAAGAACACATCATTAAAATAATTAACGAAACTTTAACACAACTTTTAGGTTCTACCCGAGCTGATTTAATATTAAACCCTGAACCTCAAATAACAACTATGATGCTAATAGGTTTACAAGGTAGCGGAAAAACTACTACCGCAGGGAAATTAGCCCTTTGGTTAAGAAAAAAAAACAATAAAAAAGTATTGTTAATTGCCTGCGATATTTACCGACCAGGAGCAATCGAACAATTAAAAACCATAGGGAAGCAAATTAACATTGATGTTTTTTCAAAAAAAGATATTCCAGTCAACAATATCATTGATGAAGGGATAAATTATGCGAAAGCAAAAGGATATGATGCTGTCATCATCGATACTGCCGGTCGATTAACAATAGATCAAAACATGATGCAAGAGTTACAAAACATCAAATCCCAATGCAACCCTTCTGAAGTTTTATTAGTCATCGACGCCCTTACAGGTCAACAATCAGCTCAAAATGCTAAGTCTTTTCATGAGCAACTAGGTGCTACTGGTATCATTTTAACTAAAATGGATGCCGATACTAAAGGAGGGGCTTCGTTGTCTGTTAGAGTTATGACAAAACTACCTTTAAAATTTATTTCCTCCTCAGAAACAATTGATTCCTTAGAACCATTTAACCCCGATAGAATGGCATCACGACTTTTGGGAATGGGCGATGTTTTAACTTTGATCGAAACAGTGACTCAGAATATTAACCCTGATCAAGGCAAAAAAATGATAGATAGATTTTTCGACAATAATTATAACTATTATGATTTTCAAAAACAATTAAAAACCTTAAAAAAAATGGGATCTTTTAGTAAAATATTAAGTTTTATTCCTGGTTTGGGTAATAAAATAAAAACCCTCAATGCTAGTATAAACAACGATAGTTTAAAAAAATTTGAAGTTTTAATCCAGAGTATGACTGAAAAAGAAAGAAAAAATCCGCAACTAATTGCTTCGAGTAGCAGAAGAAGAAGTCGGATTGCTGCAGGTTCTGGGAATAAATTAAGCGATGTCAGTCAATTAATGAATCTTTTAGAACAACAAAAAAAACTAGCTAAACAAATGAAAAATTTTGATGACCAAGATCTTTCCAAATTACAAGATGATCCTTTGTCTTTTTTTAATAATCTAAAATAAAAAAACAAAATTCATCAAAGACAATAAAACAAACATATTCGAAGAAAGTTTTTGTAACTTTCTTTTTTTAATATTAAAATTTCATTTTGACAAATATTAAAATTTTTAAGAATTTAAATAAACTAGGAGAAAAAAATGAAACATCTAGTTTTAGTTGATGGAAATTCACTGCTATTTAGGGCTTATCACGCAACAGCAAATAAAGAAAAACCACTTTTACAAAATAAAAAAGGTGTTTATACTAATGCTTTGCTGGCTTTTATTAAAATGTTTGAACATATTTTGCAACAAACCAAAGAGTACATCTTAGTTGCTTTTGATACGCATCATCTAACTAAAAGACATCAAATATACGATGATTACAAAAAAGGAAGACCCATTACTCCTTCTGAATTAATCAGTCAAATCCCTTTGATTAAGCAATACTTAACTTTAATCGGGGTAAAACATCATTATCAACCAGAATATGAAGCAGATGATATTATCGGCACTTTGGCTAAGAAAGCTAGCAAAAAAAATAAAAAAGTGTTTATTTATTCAAGTGATCAAGATTTATTGCAATTAGTAGATGCAAATATCACGGTTTGTCTCATCAAAAAAGGCTTGAAAGAAATTAAATGTTTTGATCCACAAACTTTATTAGAAGAATACGGGTTAAAAGAATATCAAATGATCGATTATAAAGCTTTAATCGGCGATCCTTCCGATAACATCAAAGGGGTGGTAGGAATTGGACCAAAAACGGCTCAAAAATTGCTACAAACTTACGATAATCTAAATAATTTACTTATTTGCTTAGACCAAATAAAACCACGTTTAAAAGAGCAAATTAAAAATTCGGAAAAAGACTTGAAGTTAAGTAAAATATTGACAACAATCGAAGTTGAAGTCCCTTTGCCATTTGAATTTAATCAAACCCAAATGCAAGCATGTTCTTATCAAAAAATTAAAGCTTTTTATGAAGAAATGGATTTTAGAAGACTTAAAATTA
This genomic interval carries:
- the ftsY gene encoding signal recognition particle-docking protein FtsY, yielding MFQWFKKKFFQNKNNDKYQLGLQKTKDHFANFETLLKESKDIHQSLLSSLENLLIESDFGIKTTLFLMQAIKIHLNEKNIKEAQLLPAIIIEKMFDLYQKETKKHLDESQNQNDEITNKNKLYQEPKNEKNPKMYLFVGVNGVGKTTTIAKMAAKLKQEGKKVLLIAGDTFRAGAIEQLKIWGNHTEIEVFYKMGSNSPSSVIFEGLQLAKKNNYDIVLCDTAGRLQNKTNLMQELAKIKRVILKHLPLANLQSFLVLDANTGQNALNQVKIFNEAVSLTGVILTKLDGTSKGGIVFSIKHLYQLQTKYIGLGEKVEDLVEFDIKNYLFHLFKNFFPAHVLQ
- the ffh gene encoding signal recognition particle protein, yielding MSILGEGLQKIINKIKGKTIIEANDITNIMQDIRLSLIEADVNIKVIDKFHDLIEQRASKQEVLKGLTPKEHIIKIINETLTQLLGSTRADLILNPEPQITTMMLIGLQGSGKTTTAGKLALWLRKKNNKKVLLIACDIYRPGAIEQLKTIGKQINIDVFSKKDIPVNNIIDEGINYAKAKGYDAVIIDTAGRLTIDQNMMQELQNIKSQCNPSEVLLVIDALTGQQSAQNAKSFHEQLGATGIILTKMDADTKGGASLSVRVMTKLPLKFISSSETIDSLEPFNPDRMASRLLGMGDVLTLIETVTQNINPDQGKKMIDRFFDNNYNYYDFQKQLKTLKKMGSFSKILSFIPGLGNKIKTLNASINNDSLKKFEVLIQSMTEKERKNPQLIASSSRRRSRIAAGSGNKLSDVSQLMNLLEQQKKLAKQMKNFDDQDLSKLQDDPLSFFNNLK
- a CDS encoding ABC transporter ATP-binding protein, which codes for MIKKRDLILEIKDIGKIFTNKFEGLKGISLQICKGESFGLVGESGSGKSTLGKIIAGILKSSKGQVFYFNNPKKYLIEQGYKKNIANNKDKSRFQEVQIIFQNCDASLNPKMIVYDLIAEGLIVQKKYSKQEIHAKIKEIIHLVGLKESDLSRFPHEFSGGQKQRIVIARALIVKPKIIIADEPVSALDVSIQAQIINLLNDLKNI
- a CDS encoding SVM family protein (Sequence-variable mosaic (SVM) proteins are highly divergent, but recognized by the shared signal peptide region that defines them.); the protein is MFKLKKESIFFKIILFIGLGLFLITNSHKIMAINIEDIPTKTNMQIHDIFLEKVEDISYYVINNNYFECFTSLTLEYPCYNGTNTQHELSWMIKPPYYWIIQQKPVKLLCVVFDKGIRDKMDDKYTLEDLIQMGNGASNMYIFWLKKPLNLNSKINETKNIKDINKQIYNHLEIKFQKKEIGKINNQLNLLQNQKSQLENQLSSNKKDLNKLEHEINQKQAEVESKKQQLIEQINLSKEEKKQLNSEINTLKTDINQEKVNFEVQLSLKEEEINQLKNKLKLLKAELENEKIKYQKKIITLEQKINTYSGILDSLYKKIFHF
- a CDS encoding IS3 family transposase encodes the protein MSLEMEKKLKSYSLDTKLKAVVLKQEGKKCKEIQEKFKIKNRSQIYKWVWLYKLYGASYFDKESKEKESENEINLIKRKIKIKVNASLKKNRKLYLEIINEYKDDISLNQLTKWLSISKNSYYKWIEQSNHPRPHNDLEKALFQICKQNSYITTDGKRKRRLGYRIVHQKLIELKFKINPKTVLKMMHKFGLLSQRIQRKPQYYYDLSVQKENNLKNLIQNNYHATIPFEKLCTDITYITFGPKNKKIFVSVILDLFNREIIGFNISKVADVNFVIDTLKCIPKLTNPCVIHCDRGSVYTSKRYKANLKENNLIASYSAKGMPTDNACMESFWANMKRETIHYEKMQKLNELQIEEIISDYIRYYNIYRKMKVLNYLSPLEYKNKNLKN
- a CDS encoding Panacea domain-containing protein, with amino-acid sequence MNNQNNEITIFDVANYIIKKNKSAITNMKLQKLTYYTYAKYLVENNQPIFNEPIEAWLHGPVFPNLYNEFKRYTYKPICRGAKKGEEKNLTNNHRVLIDRIIELYGNKAATSLSNLTHQEAPWRSAWDNNEDWSKNVIKNEIIKNYFTKNFKKIK